A segment of the Anaerolineae bacterium genome:
AAGGTGTGGTTGTTTTCCAGCGGGCCTACGGGCGAGAGAGAGCCGGTAGAATTATTGCAGGGGTGGCGTTTGCCCAAGGCCCAGCAAGCTATCGCCGATCGTATCCAGCCCCGCGACATTGCCGTTTTTCATGGCAACGTGAATGCGGACAAACTGAATTTCATCGAGAAGTGGATGATCAAAAACGTCAAAGCCCCGGTTGGCGATTTTCGCGATTGGGAGGCCATCACTGCCTGGGCCGCCACTATCGCCGATGCGCTTAAGGAAACAGCCGGCCCGCCAGAAACAGAGGCAAAGTAAGAGCGTCCACAGAGATTTGTATATTCCCTCTTCCTCCATCCGCCGGTCATCATTCCCGTTAGCTTAAATGCCACCCGGCGGCACAAAAAGCCGATTTGTGTTATTATGGGCAATGTGGTAAAGTTGACGGCATTGATAAATTGTCACTAAAATAAAACGCCGCGTTCCATATTGGGAAGCTGCGCTCCACATGGGGGGGGACAATCCTTGCAAATATTTGGCTTAACGGCTGGATTGTCTAATAAAACATTATCCGGAGAGTAATTGAACAGAATGGGGCTAAACGTAAACTCAGAGATTGAGTTTACGCAAGGGCTTACGGCATTTGGTCGTGAATAACAAGCGCAATCTGCCCAGATAAGATGCGCGTTCATAAACAGAGCCTGAAGAACAACTTCCTGATCAGAGGTTGAGATATTGGAACAATGAGTGTTTGGGGAAGTTGTTTGATTTAAGCCGATCATGCAAAACTAAAACCCTAGCTTTGCTAACCTTGTCATCCTGGTTTCATAAGGAGGTTGCCCTATGCCACCTATATTATCGTCTTTATGTTATAAAAGCAATATGCCGCCGCCATCGGCCCCTCAACGGCAGAGATTTACCCCATCGGCTCGGTATTGGCCAAAACCCTTTGCCCAAAAATTGACAATTTTACTCATTGCTGCGCTGGCCATTCTGGTTCAGGGTTGCGCCCTTGTTCCGGCGTCACCCCTATCTTCCACCCCAGGCGAGGCCACTGCTGTTTCCTCAGAGGCGGTGGAAGAGGTTGCCCATCTTAACCCGGATGAGGTCTACCAGCCGGTTCCGGTTCCAGAGGCAACGGCCAAGCCCAAACGGTCTAAGCCGATGCCCCCCCAGAGTATGCTCATCCCCACGCCGCTAACCCTACCCCAGGCCACCATGCCGCCGGAGCCAACCCCTACCGCAACGCGCGTTATTATTGATACGCCAACCTTTACCCCAACTCCTTTGCCTACGGCCACCGGCCTGCCCCCAGACCCGCCCCCGCCGGCGCCCATAGTGGAGGAAATACCCACTGAAACGCCCCCGCCGGAACCGGGCATTAAATACGTGGTCCTGATCAGCATAGACGGCTTGCGGCCCGACGCCTTAGCCCTGGCCCACACCCCTACCCTGGATGAACTCATAAAACAGGGCGCTTTTACCCCTACCGGGCAAACCATTGTGCAGAGTTTTACCCTGCCCAGCCACGCCTCCATGTTAACCGGGGTGGTGGCCGAAAAACATGGCCTGCTGGATTCGCTGCCGTACATAGGCTGGCCGGGCTTAAAAGTGCCTACGCTGTTTAATATAGCCCACGATGCCGGCCTAACTACAGGCATGGTGTTTGGGAAGGAAAAACTCAATTACCTGGTTTGGGGTGATTCAGTGGACAACCTTTATGGTACTGACGGCTATGATGAGCTGGTCAAGGAAGAGGCGGTCAAGTTGATTGGTCAGGGTTTGCCCAACGTTCTTTTTATCCACTTTCCAGACGTTGATCGGGCAGGACACGAAATAGGCTGGATGTCGGAGCACCAGTTAAATACCGTAGTTTACGTGGATAAATTGATTGGTGAAGTTGTGGCCGAACTTAAAAACAATGGCTATTGGCCCAATACGCTCCTGATAGTTACGGCTGACCACGGCGGCCATGGCCAGCGCCACGGCGATGATTCGCCCGTTGACCGGACCATTCCCTGGCTGGCGGTGGGGCCGGATGTGCCTAAAGGCATTACCATGGGGCACATTAATATTTACGATACAACCGCCACCGTGTTATACGCCTTAGATGTGCCGATTCCCGAATATTTTGATGGGCGGCCCGTGATGGAAATTTTCCCCCAAACAAATTAATTCAAACGGGGGCGACGGTTAAACTGTCGCCGCCGCCGTAACTCTACGGTTCATCCGTTCCGGGAGAACCGTACAGGTTGCGACTGGCCAGCCAGTTATTGGGATCGTTAGGGTCGCCGTTCTCATTTCTCAAAACCAGCGAATCCCCCCGCCCGTCCGGGCTGACGGGCCAACCGTTTTCATCATTATACTCAAATTCCAACAGCGCCTGCCCCCCGGCATCCCGCAGAATAATTTTCTCCCCTTTGTTTGAAAAATGCCCCTCGTACGCGCCGCCAATGGTTACGTTTGGATACTTTTCGGCAAAAAAGGCAGGATTGCTGACCAGCACCACAAAGCCATTCGCCTCTAACGGAGGGGTGTTGGGCGGAAAGGTAAACCGAATCCCCTCGTCAAGAGAGATATTGGCCAACTCTATCACGCTATCGCCCACATTTTTCAACTCGATAAATTCATAATCATCGCCATCGCGGGGGTTGTACATCACTTCGGTGATGCGCAGTTTGTTGCCCGGCTGGGTCACGTGATACGTGGCCTGGTTTAAGGCGCTCCAACTTTGCTCGGCCTGCGGATTGAAGGTTCGCGCTTTGAGTTGGGTGGTTTTGGTTAACACTACCGGGCCGGTGTAAATCATCGCCTCGGGATACACCTGGCCGGTGTAGGGCATCCTGGGATCGGAACCACTGGTGGTATAGTAAATCACACAATCCGGGCATGAGGCCGGCGCCGCCATGGACAACGCAAAGCCAGATTCAACCAAACCGCCGTTCGTGCTGAACACCGGCGGGTCAAATTGAGGATAAAGACCGGCCTCCCGGGCCTGGGCCATCAACCTGCCGGCATTGCCGTCCATTTGAACCAGCACCGCCTTAGTGGCCTGGCCCCAATCATCTTGTATGGGTGAGTTTTCCCGGTTGGCATCGCCCCAGCGGGCCGCCTCGCCCAAGATGACGGGGTCAATTTCAGCGGCCAGTTGTTGCCAACGCTGTTGAGCATTGGCATCCGTTAGCGCCCCTCCGGCAAATAGATGCTGATACAGCCGGTCGGCCAACTGGAGCCGAAAATCAGGGTCCTGTTTTAGGCTTTGAAATAACACCTCAAGAGGGTCGGTGGCAAAGCCGTTCACCTGCCCCAGGTTAGCGCCATCACGCCTAAAAGCCTCATCATTTTCATCGGCAATGATCTTACCCCGCCGGCCCATCACATCCTGGCGACGAATAGCCATGGTCCATTGCCGGGGTAACTGCTCAACGCCCACATACCAATTCAAGATGAGGTAATCGCTTAATTGGGCCGGATCAAGCGAGCCGGTTATTTCGGCGAGCAGGGGGGCCAGTTGGTCTGGGTCATGGCCCACCCGCTCGGACAGGCTGACGAGCGTGAACAAATCATCTAACCGGCCTGCTCCATCATTGTTGCCCAGCGGCCCTTCTTGGTTGGCCATAAACCAATCTTCTTTTTCGCCCCCCAGATACGAAGCCATAAATGACGCATCAGGCCGTTCGGCCAGGTTGTACACGCCCCAGTATAGGCCGTTGAGGTAAAGGTGCACAAACCTATCGTGG
Coding sequences within it:
- a CDS encoding flavodoxin domain-containing protein, with protein sequence MSIQVLVAYATKYGATAEIAERIGKVLRQAGLPADVLPADKVSNLTPYQAVVLGSAVYIGKWRKQAARFLQANEKMLAQQKVWLFSSGPTGEREPVELLQGWRLPKAQQAIADRIQPRDIAVFHGNVNADKLNFIEKWMIKNVKAPVGDFRDWEAITAWAATIADALKETAGPPETEAK
- a CDS encoding alkaline phosphatase family protein, producing the protein MPPILSSLCYKSNMPPPSAPQRQRFTPSARYWPKPFAQKLTILLIAALAILVQGCALVPASPLSSTPGEATAVSSEAVEEVAHLNPDEVYQPVPVPEATAKPKRSKPMPPQSMLIPTPLTLPQATMPPEPTPTATRVIIDTPTFTPTPLPTATGLPPDPPPPAPIVEEIPTETPPPEPGIKYVVLISIDGLRPDALALAHTPTLDELIKQGAFTPTGQTIVQSFTLPSHASMLTGVVAEKHGLLDSLPYIGWPGLKVPTLFNIAHDAGLTTGMVFGKEKLNYLVWGDSVDNLYGTDGYDELVKEEAVKLIGQGLPNVLFIHFPDVDRAGHEIGWMSEHQLNTVVYVDKLIGEVVAELKNNGYWPNTLLIVTADHGGHGQRHGDDSPVDRTIPWLAVGPDVPKGITMGHINIYDTTATVLYALDVPIPEYFDGRPVMEIFPQTN
- a CDS encoding lamin tail domain-containing protein, coding for MVLVLSLLLSGGMSFTTSASNASDLIINEFLADNGSGLTDEDGDYSDWIEIYNRGRSAVNLGGWALTDDPVQPQKWPLPDMILGSDEYLLVFASGKNRTSTDPGAVLHTNFKLSKTGEFLALYHILEDRFMDIIEPQYPEQFRDTSYGRYGDDLNFAFLTHPTPGFTNDMTSARLDTIAPVQFSAERGFYSQPFLVELTGVTPGATIKYTTDGSAPTESNGAVYTEPIPVKTTTLLRVAAFKPNSRPSPVETHSYIFLDDVLAQPAAPAGFPSHWGTQLKGPQGAASGSLVAADYEMDPDIVNDPEFKNMVKEGLTVLPTLSLVMDGPSFDHLYTNPADRGKSSEQPVSVEFISPDGSETNFLINAGIRPEGDPASPKQSFRLLFKGEYGASKLVYPLFSDSSVTQFNSLLLLAGGDDGFAGSTSTESNFTYARNPWLRASQLAMSDLGVHDRFVHLYLNGLYWGVYNLAERPDASFMASYLGGEKEDWFMANQEGPLGNNDGAGRLDDLFTLVSLSERVGHDPDQLAPLLAEITGSLDPAQLSDYLILNWYVGVEQLPRQWTMAIRRQDVMGRRGKIIADENDEAFRRDGANLGQVNGFATDPLEVLFQSLKQDPDFRLQLADRLYQHLFAGGALTDANAQQRWQQLAAEIDPVILGEAARWGDANRENSPIQDDWGQATKAVLVQMDGNAGRLMAQAREAGLYPQFDPPVFSTNGGLVESGFALSMAAPASCPDCVIYYTTSGSDPRMPYTGQVYPEAMIYTGPVVLTKTTQLKARTFNPQAEQSWSALNQATYHVTQPGNKLRITEVMYNPRDGDDYEFIELKNVGDSVIELANISLDEGIRFTFPPNTPPLEANGFVVLVSNPAFFAEKYPNVTIGGAYEGHFSNKGEKIILRDAGGQALLEFEYNDENGWPVSPDGRGDSLVLRNENGDPNDPNNWLASRNLYGSPGTDEP